ATGTTTTGTATTGGTTAGCtcgtatatttacatatataaaggtGAAACAGTTCGACATTCTATCGTTGACCTTCCTCGAGtgacgttctttttctttcgcttatattagaaaaattatatagaaatatacatatatgtatattaaatattccgatattattattgatcaatgaaataataattatacattcgTTACTcgttttcaaaaaaaagaaaaatacgtcgACGTTGTATATCATTATTAgccaataaatataattattcgttcattaattcttttattttcaaggaaaaaaaaaaaaaaaaaagaaaagaaaagaaaaaattctcgaTTATATCGTACATAGTATCtttatacgtatctatctctACCTGCATAATTCACACGCTCGAAAGAATGAACATATCCCCTAGTAGAATGGTCTGAGGATTCATTgtgaaaaacaagaagagagaaagaaagaaagaaagaaaaaaaagggggaaaaaaaaaaccaaacaaatagagatatagaaataaagaaagaaagatgatttGTAGGATGCCTTATGTTGTGTAAAGCTATGATATATACCTTGACGAAGGGACTCGATGAAAATTCTCACGTAAATTCAGCTACGACATTCGAGCTCGGCTAAATTATCCGTCGCGTACTCttaccaaaagaaaaacagagagagaaatagagagatagagagatagagataatagatagacagataaagatagataaaaagagacagacatacagacagacagacagacagacagacagagagagagagagatagaaagtcaTTCTTGTATGCACGAACGGTTCGTTGCTACTCTCCCatccatttttctatttctatttctatttctttcgtatcttaATATTCACCTAGCTAACTCTTTTCGTCTTTATTATCCttcgtttttccttcgtttcgtgTTAGccaaaaaaaagttattaaaaattcttattgcCCTCGAGAtatggtatgtatgtatgaatgtatgtatatacgtaacgtgtatatatatatgtatgtatatacgtcttTGTATAGTTAGTTGAACAGCACGAAGTCGGTGTTCTCGACACCAACTATGTGTTTCGTTTCATTGTTATAAAATGGAACACGAAAAGCTTTCAAATGTTCGCGTAAATGAATTTTGACAAACGATGAGTTGACAATAGTTGAGaatgagaaatagagaatgagagagagagagagagagagagagagagagagagagagagagagagaaatatttggagaaggagaaacgtatgtatatgataaattcattaatgtcgaataaaatatacacacataagaAAAGTCGATAATAACAATGAGAACGGCTGCACGattaataatctatttatatgCTACTTTGTTTGCGATGTTTATACCGAAGTAACATGTAGCGTTTCCGTTTGATCTTCTTATCATTCGTTGCCGTACAGCCGAGATGCAATAATAACGTACGAATCGTAAGTTTATATAGTAttggaattcttttttatttatctttcttctactttttcttttattttcttttattatttttcgtttctttctttttttttttctttttgcatatttcttttcaatataaGACACACGCACTCGTACGTAGTTCAAATAGTTCGTAGTTTGTTGTAAACATTTTTGTGAAGtcattatcgatcgaacggaCGCCATTCGTGTTAATGATTCATTCAAgttcaattatttaatctttcttttttattattaatttttttttcttgttctttttttttttttttttttaatccgtgAATTACAATATCGTGCATAAGATAGGAAAAATCATGAGAGATTAATTCTCTCGAGCGTGGTATTGTAGATTTTCACTGTACTCAGCTACAACAAGTGATAAAGCTAGTTTGATAAATACCATTCagtatgcttttttttttttttttttttttttttttataaacttctGTCTACATTGATGCCAACGTGGTAGGTTAATTCCAAAGAATGATCCATCGATATTCTCGAGGAAACGTGCTCGGTCGTGCATTATTTAATCATCTCTTCGTTACAATGTGTGGTATCGTTTGCGTGTagtacaaagaagaaaaaaaatagagagacagaaagacagaaagagacagagagacatagacagagagagagagagaaagagagagagagagagaaaagaaactaatacATTTAGAATTAATGTTGAACATTTGGTTCGGGGGAAGAGGACATACATATTAACTATTTTTTGCTGACGTTTCATACTCGCGAgcatgtatataattttacgatcgacgCTCCGATTGGcttgagaaaagagaggggaaaaaaaaaaaagaaagaaggaaagagaggagaacggGAGTATGACGTTTATACAATTTTGTGCCGAAGTTCACGAGTCTTATGTAAAACTTACATTCGTTTAAACGAACACGAATATCTTTATCTAATGAATTACGAATGAAACGAACGGATGGATCGTCGTGGCcatattcgattcgattatattacaaaaaagaaagaaagagaaagaaagaaagaaagaaagaaagaaagaaaagatcgattaaaagCCACGTGTTTATAAATCCGTGATTCTTCCGataatttctttgttattttttttttattttttattttttatcgagtcACCCGGTATGCACGTGTTTGGACAAATGCGTTCGATAAGTATCACGTGGTTTGGTCACGCTCCAAGAATAAAACGATGACGTTGGTCGATCATTTTAACGATGATACAAGGCTTCTAGtgtaaaagatagagagagatagatagatagaaagagagagagagagagagagagagagagagagagagaaagagggagggagggagggagaaagagagagagagagaaagcaaaccCACCCAAACACAGCGTAGAAATAAAATGCGTCGGTCATCTTGGTTTGAGCAAACTCCTCAACGCAGGCGCGTTTACCATAGAGTAGAGCAACATGGACAAACAAGAGCGTACACACCACTACTCCGATGCTTGCTAGCCGATATGGACGGTTGGGAGAAGAGAAACTGGTTGTTGGGGCCTCAGTCGACCCGTGTGCGTAGAACGTGTCACGTGTGTTGTTCCGTCGCTGTTGTCGATTCACTGACTGAATTTATCTTCCAGTCGCCATAGATTCCAACTTGTTTGACGCGAGGTGAGTCCATTCTACgagaaacgtaataaaaaataatttcaagacTAGAGAACAATAATCAAGAGAACGacgaaaaagtagaagaagaagaagaagaagaagaagtcatatttgaagaataatattgagaataatatttcaattgagaataatatttcaagtataatatttaacgaacagaaaagatcgatagtaatatttttcaaggaataagaaagaaaagaaagaaacgacaaATAAGTGAaggatgatattaataatattatttgctcgagtattgttattataattattatttctctctttctctctctctctctctctgtctctctgtctctctgtctctctgtcttcgtCTTTTTATGAATAAGATAACAATCTTTATGAGAAgtgaataaaggaaaataaaggagagtaaagagagaaattttttcgaaaaacgaaaaaaagaataaagattaCGTTCGTACGATCGTGGTTATtagaggaaaaacaaaaagatcgtagagttattttttttttttttatgagaaacGAAGGTCGTAATTGTTCAATGgacgtaaagaaaaatgaaaaaagtattataatttcgGGGGATAATATTTAGAAGAACTAATACTAGTTTTAAGGCCTGAAAAATAGTCCTTTATTCGGGGACCGGTTTGTAGAAAGTTTCAAGGATATGTCGTCGACGGACCTTGTTGGATACACGCACGAGTTCCTAGCGGAATTCATTCAGCTTTATCGTGCTCAACCTTGCCTATGGCAGCTCAGGTGCAAGGGTTACAAGGATAGACTTCTTCGAAGTCGTGCATACGATGTCCTTGCACAAAAGTTACGCGAGGTAAACGAAACTGCGGATAGGAATACTGTGATCAGAAAGATCAACACTTTGAGAACGGCCTTCAGAAGGGAGTACAATAAAGTTAAAAGCTCGCAAAGTGCTACTGGAGATCaacaaaatcaatataaatctTCGTTATGGTATTACGATCTTTTGAAGTTTGTCGCTGAGCAAAATAACGAAGATATTTTGTCTGGAAAGTCTGAAATTAtgtcgaaggaagaaaatagtgGGACGAATTTGTCGAACGATGAAACGGTacgattgattttaattatatatacatatatatatatatgtatgtatgtatgtatgtatgtatgtatgtatgtatgtatgagtatattaatattacgatatatgtatctcaacgatgttgatattatttttcttattacagtacatacacgtacatacacataccaACATATGTTGGTATGTGCGCATGCGTGTGTGTaaacattgataaatttttgcTTCGTACGTGTTTTTTCATACTCAACGTTCGTGTTACGAGAATTCCATTCGATATCGAAAGGTCCAAGAAGATTGTCTATCGAAGAAGAAGCACTCGATGTGTCTACTTCGATCGTGTATGAGATATTAAAAGAGagtatagagaaaagagaagcagAGACCGTAAACGACGTTACTTATCATGTTCAATCGATCGTAAAGAGACGAAGTCGATGATGTGGACGTGAATTTACGTTGTCTCgaattctaatataatttccGTGAatttgcatctctctctctctctttctctctctctctctctctctctctctctctctctctctctcttcttctctctcacacacttcGAAGGAGAGACTCTATCGATCCGAAAACTCGGTGATTCTCTGCGAGTCACGCAGGAAATTACATGTAAATTAGAAACAATGTTCGAAACACTATCTAGTAGCTTCGtgcatatatatcatatctatctctatttttaatttttatactcGAAAATACGTTTATATCACTGTACTGTGTTTAACATAAATCGtataaatgcatacatatacatacgtacgtacagaTATACACATGTTGATACGAATACATGTAGATAATTGTCTTAAATGAAATGAACAATTCAATGGATTTCTATACTTTgaagatatcttttttccaTATCGTATAATTCGTATACCTAGAgacacgttttttttttcacgtatattttaatacaaaaaaaaaaaaaataatgaagaggaagaaagaaagaaagagataataattcgtaaaaaaaacattgtttTAGTTGATGCATAACGATGCAGAAAAAATAGAACCACCATCACCGATACCATCGAGATCGAATACACCGAATAGCTTTCGTCCTGTGATCCTTGGAACTGAAGGATCTTATGGAATGGAATATTCATCATCGACTATCGATCTACCACCGGcttcgaataaaagaaaacattctGAATGCGAGAGAGATCATTGCACGAGGTCTACTATGACGCAATCGGCTTACGACGTCTCACCTACCAGAAGGATCGTTGCTTGTTCTACGACCGACGATTTGGAAACGTTCGGTCTTTACGTCGcatcgaaattgaaaaaatctaCCGAACGGCAGTGCATCATTGCCGAAAGGATTATAGCCGAAGTATTGTTGCGTGCGAATTTTGGTACATTGGACGAAACTACAACTCTTACGGAAAAATCACCGTCCCGTTGTTTTCTCGTAATGGGTGGCGATCGATAAAGGATAACGTATgattctcgatcgataaattttgttttgttttgttttgttttgtttctctatagttctttttttttttttttcttttacttctttttttcttctttttttttcttctttttatcatacctacaaacacacatatatacacgcgtacGTATAAATACGCACGTATTTGgacgtgtgcatatatatacataggatatacatatatgcatacatatacatacataataccatacataatacatatatgcacacactTGATAAAAGTTAAGAGTAGTATAACCAATGGTGGAcggtctctatctctatcagaGAACAAAATAGCTCGCGACGCAGCCAAATGCGAACTGGCTGGCATGCTTCCAATAAACGCGACTTTTCAGAAAAGTACAAAGGACGTGTACGCCGTCGTGCACTCGCATTCTCCTTATCACGAGAATcttcacattttctttttttttttgcgtgcCTATTCTCCTACCTCTCTCAATCCCCTCTCTTGCGTTTTATCGTCTCGATGATCTTGATAAGCCGACGAAAATTCGACCTGGTCGCATGGgaaaacgaaacaaacaaaaattcaacgaaaagTATGTAACGTTTTAACAATTATgagaacatttcttttttctttttggaaacATTTGCGCTGataatacttctttttctttctctttttttcttttttctttttcttttttctttcgtaatcaCGAATAAATCGATCCTGATCGATCTTAATCTAATTTTAACATATCGCTTTAGGAATCCGATCCTCCGAAATgtactttttaaaagaatttcatgGATCGATCAAAGCAAacggtgagaaaaaaaaaaaaaagagagaaaggaaatgcaacaaaaaattacttttttttttttaaccttcTCGCGATACTATCGCTAATGATTTCACGGACGATTAACATCACGATCGATTATGGttatcgtatattttcttttttttttttttttgttctcccccttttctttttctctcttcatattttttagcGAAACACTTCGCGTCGAGAAagttagatattattttctctctctctctctctctttttatacttcGTTATCCTACATCCCCTTCCTTCtccatcctcctccttcaaATTCGCATTCGTTAATGGCTAAGCAATATTTACGAGCACGAAAAGTTTCGTAATAAGTTTTCCTGGCACGTGTTCGGCACCGTGGATCTCCTCTGCTGGTAATCATCCTTAAGCGAGTTATTACACGAACGAATTAAGACACCGTTCCAAAATACTTTCGAAATCGTTCTAGGGCAACAACCTAGCCGAGCAATGCTAGCAAACCAACCGGccgttattaaattattagagaaaatttaataaacgcATTTCAACGGGAGCTTTTTCTCCTGGGCTggtgaaagaatgaaaaaaaaaaaaaataaaaaaataaaaagaaaaattaccaCGTCGACGAATTTTCTCTGGCCACAAGAGAAATGTTTCTCTGCGCGAGGGATTcccgtgaaaaaaaaaaaaaaaaagaagaaaaacaaaaacaacaaaaaatccTAAGAGAGATCACTCAAGAggagaaatctctctctctctctctctatctatctatctatctatctatctatatatctatctatctatctatctatctatctctttttcaccACCGGTTGAAATACCAGAATCACATGATGGTTGTTTGTCAAAACGTGAAACGCGCTGAGAGAAACATGCTACCACAAATGCCGCATATTCCCCCTCTCTCATCCCTTCTCCTTCCCCTTATCCACTATACCCCCACTCCTTTCTctcaaaaaatatgaaaaaaaaaaaagaaatgaagaagaaagaaagaaagaaattgtcgAGCTGTAAATGCgagttaaagagagatagatagatagataaaagagagagagagagagagagagagagagagagagaaagagatagttagtaaaaagatataaaaacgatGGCGTTGAGAACAATACGTTGAAGTTTCATGTTGCCAGCATGGCGGCGAAAGCTTCCGCGAACAAAATGgaagataattgaaaaaaagtaatggtCTCATTCTCGCCGACGGTGACGTGTCCCTCCGTAAATTAAATTCCCTAGAGCGTGCGAcgcgtttcttccttccttctttcttctttttattctttttctttttttcttttttcttttttctttttcatttttattcctttctttttctttcttatatttt
The DNA window shown above is from Vespula pensylvanica isolate Volc-1 chromosome 18, ASM1446617v1, whole genome shotgun sequence and carries:
- the LOC122635474 gene encoding uncharacterized protein LOC122635474 → MSSTDLVGYTHEFLAEFIQLYRAQPCLWQLRCKGYKDRLLRSRAYDVLAQKLREVNETADRNTVIRKINTLRTAFRREYNKVKSSQSATGDQQNQYKSSLWYYDLLKFVAEQNNEDILSGKSEIMSKEENSGTNLSNDETLMHNDAEKIEPPSPIPSRSNTPNSFRPVILGTEGSYGMEYSSSTIDLPPASNKRKHSECERDHCTRSTMTQSAYDVSPTRRIVACSTTDDLETFGLYVASKLKKSTERQCIIAERIIAEVLLRANFGTLDETTTLTEKSPSRCFLVMGGDR